In one window of Arachis ipaensis cultivar K30076 chromosome B06, Araip1.1, whole genome shotgun sequence DNA:
- the LOC107645179 gene encoding uncharacterized protein LOC107645179, whose product LLFLLLLLLLLLLDSDSPALTRSGLTLFLSLLNCGFYLFPSFNLIAIFNFFLRGLKYHYVAVTASSKSDPEFLKLNPLALIPVLVDGDFVLVESLAIIMVGPPTHDFNSPVSLIYSYLYYV is encoded by the exons cttctttttcttcttcttcttcttctccttctccttctagaCTCGGACTCGCCCGCGTTGACCCGGTCCGGGTTgacgctctttctttccctgctTAACTG CGGTTTTTATCTCTTTCCATCGTTCAACCTTATTGCCATCTTCAATTTCTTCCTCCGAG GCTTAAAATACCACTACGTAGCTGTCACCGCCTCCTCCAAATCTGACCCTG AGTTCCTCAAGTTGAATCCTCTTGCTTTAATTCCCGTTCTGGTGGATGGcgattttgttcttgttgaatCTTTAGCCATTATTATGGTTGGTCCTCCAACTCATGATTTTAATTCCCCTGTTTCTCTTATATATTCTTATTTATACTATGTA